In the Gossypium arboreum isolate Shixiya-1 chromosome 10, ASM2569848v2, whole genome shotgun sequence genome, one interval contains:
- the LOC128282413 gene encoding uncharacterized protein LOC128282413, with product MAHGDKDLKLDIENEPITGEEEEYQNRNPILGLKNMAELLLAKARGSFTQGSSDDGVSLSSDASNSGSVYAKNMQAMTSMNVVGHDHNIKDDGKENKLVKEKCKSLSNKKSPKPPRPPRSPSLDAADPKLIRELSELARLKRARIKRMKPLKNMKITKGTPPPSRNMLALLFTILFCIVIIFQGMPSKGTPMASQGSHVPVRATERAPTSVSFLRNPVSNGLCWIEIKMLLVYLWSQKINLCCSTSYVSMEFTFCW from the exons ATGGCTCATGGGGATAAAGATTTAAAACTTGACATTGAAAATGAACCGATCACTGGTGAAGAAGAAGAATACCAAAACCGAAACCCTATTTTAGGCCTTAAAAACATGGCAGAACTGCTGCTTGCTAAGGCTAGAGGCAGTTTCACCCAAGGGTCGTCGGACGATGGAGTGTCTTTGTCTAGTGATGCTTCGAATTCAGGTAGTGTTTATGCGAAGAACATGCAGGCAATGACGAGCATGAATGTTGTGGGACATGATCATAATATCAAAGATGATGGTAAAGAGAATAAATTAGTGAAGGAGAAATGTAAAAGTTTGAGCAATAAAAAATCCCCTAAGCCTCCACGACCTCCGAGATCGCCATCATTGGATGCGGCCGACCCGAAGTTAATCCGAGAGTTATCCGAACTTGCGAGATTAAAGCGCGCGAGGATCAAGCGGATGAAACCCTTGAAGAATATGAAGATTACTAAGGGAACACCTCCTCCTAGTAGAAATATGCTTGCCttgttgtttaccatccttttcTGTATTGTCATAATCTTTCAAG GAATGCCATCCAAAGGTACACCAATGGCTTCCCAAGGATCTCATGTGCCGGTAAGAGCAACAGAGAGAGCTCCAACTTCAGTTTCATTCCTTCGAAACCCCGTA TCTAATGGACTTTGTTGGATAGAAATAAAAATGTTGTTGGTCTATCTATGGTCACAGAAGATAAATCTTTGTTGTTCAACATCATATGTTTCTATGGAGTTCACTTTTTGCTGGTAA
- the LOC108488930 gene encoding cell wall / vacuolar inhibitor of fructosidase 1-like, with translation MTKIISLFILEAVFCFTFFTVSYSDINLIQTNCKKTPFYDLCVLTLKSDPRSSTADVPGLARIVADSVNAKAIATLNQISALLKSVKDPTLEKALEGCIVSYNTIIQADIPVAIDAIEKNNPKFAVQSATDAGNEAQACENSFAEKASNSPIFSGNKAVHDLSVVLQSIASLLL, from the coding sequence ATGACCAAAATCATCTCTTTATTCATACTTGAAGCTGTATTTTGCTTCACATTTTTCACTGTAAGCTACTCAGACATCAACCTGATTCAAACCAATTGCAAAAAGACTCCATTTTACGATCTCTGCGTCTTGACTTTGAAATCCGACCCCCGGAGTTCGACCGCGGATGTGCCGGGGCTTGCTCGGATTGTGGCTGACAGTGTCAATGCTAAAGCCATTGCCACATTGAATCAGATTTCAGCATTGCTTAAAAGTGTCAAAGACCCCACCTTGGAAAAGGCCTTGGAAGGTTGCATTGTTTCATATAACACCATTATCCAGGCTGATATCCCAGTAGCAATTGATGCAATTGAGAAAAACAACCCCAAATTTGCTGTTCAGAGTGCAACTGATGCTGGAAATGAAGCTCAGGCATGTGAAAACAGCTTTGCAGAAAAGGCATCCAATTCGCCAATCTTTAGTGGAAACAAAGCTGTGCATGATCTTTCTGTTGTTCTTCAATCCATTGCCTCATTGTTACTCTAG